The Penaeus monodon isolate SGIC_2016 chromosome 6, NSTDA_Pmon_1, whole genome shotgun sequence genomic sequence CATTTACTGGGAACTCAGGAAAGTTACTCTACGGCATTGGATTATAACCACCTAACATGTCACGAATAATAATTTAGAACTGCGTCCACAAAGGGTGTATGAAAACATTAACTAAACATTGGATTTGTGAAGGAGGGGCTCcatgatgaatatttttttctattcatcccCTTTTACTCACTGCTGCCAGGGAGAGGATGTACGTACATGTCAGGTCCACAGTGATTTTagcttatttattgtatttacacaatagatggctccacaagtgcttagttaTCAAGAAGGCAATTACTAGTTCTACCTAtcttacctgtttaccctttttcttgattttcagaaatattacttcatcatttttctttttattattgttgtatatagaACTGTTAATAAACTGTTAATATTCCTAaagtcaataacaatattaacggtgttagtattaataacaatagaaaaagaaaatatccccCAAAGTTCAAGGATACGGGAAATCAGGCAAGGTCATGCAGGCCAACCAATTGACTTTGGTGGCTGAGTACTTGTGGGGCCATCTGAGAGGTGTAAACAAAGTCATTCAATAAAATTTACAGTAGACCTTACCTGTTCCTCGCAGTAATGGCTTAATATCatgaattaagaagaagaagaagaagaagaagaagaagaagaagaaaaaaaaaaagaaaagaaaaagaagaagaagaaataaatacttACATGAAAATATCTGTGAATATCAAACTGAACTTCAATTTACATTAATATGTACTCCAGTAATGGAGCTCATCAACAGACCTGGGTTGGTAACAGACATCATCCGATAGCCAGCTCGAGAGTAGTCAGGCCGCAGATTCCAAGACAAGGCATTGAAATGTGGGAACTGCCAGGCGAACAGGACACCTGCCATGACCCAGGCGCCAGCTTCAAGGCTCCCCGAACAGCTTGCCCATCCAATCATAGGCGGAATAGCACCCACTGAAATAATGATTCAGTTTTAGCACTTGTCACTTCTATTTTCGTCGAACTGAAGTCGTATCTTCAAATATACAGCGTTTATAGGATTGATGAATTAAagtctttattatatatgtgataatcactttataaacacacacagacacacacacacagacacacacacacacacacacacacacacacacacacacacacacacacacacacacacacacacacacaaaaagcaatgtaacaaggTGATAAAGTATGACTAACCTACTGATCCCACCCAAGTATTAATTATACTAAATCTCTTCATGGGGGTATAAGCACAGGTGTACAGCAAAAGGTTCACAGCACCCAGACTGGCGGCTAGACCATTAGCTCCGTAGTATAACATTGCAATGCCAGTTGTACTGCAAACAGTAGCAAAGCATAGGGCATGCAGGGGGCTGATAAGTCCTGAACAGAATAAACAAGTCGTATTAATACACAAGGAACTACATTTACAACCATTTGGAAAAGATATTGCCACAAATGCTTTGTAAGTTCACATTTTGTATCTGACAAATGTAGCCACAGTAACCATATACAAAAAGTACAGCACACAGTACAGTATCCTACCTCGCACTAAAATTCTGTTCTTGGTACGATCCATCTGCGAATCATACGGAACCTCACATATTTGGTTTATTGCATTGGCTGCCGCTGACACAAGACCAGTGCCTACTGAGCAGAGCAACAAAGTGGAGGGATCCAAGGGAGCTGGAGCCATAGCATATCCAGCAACTGCTGTTATCACAACCAATCCTTAAAGAGAGGACAGTAAGAATTAGTTATATAACAGTTGTAAATACTAGACTCAAcaccatgaatatatattacatactaatatatgatattgttatattgACTGCCTTTACATTGTTaagagtaaaattaaataaatgttcAATATACCAGTAAGTCTGCTTTTAGCCAGTCCAGCATAGTATGTTCCCAGTTTGCTAATATCCAGCTTCTGTGGTCTCCAGTCTAGATCTTCTGGCTTTAGTGCACCAACTAATTCTGTCTTCTGGGACCAGCGGTCTTTTGCTTCATCTATGTATTCAATGTCTTCATTATAAGGCTGAAATACAATGACGCAGTTCAAATGAAGCTTTCTGTAAAGTGCTACATGGAGATGTATAAAAACTTCaccaatgttatcattacttcatTACTGACATACACTGACCTGCAAATTAGAAGCAGTCTTAACTGATGCCCTAGAATTCTGAAGCAACTGGGTGACTTGCAATCGAACTTCAACAGCTTCGTTTTTCTCATTTGGCACTGACTCCCTTTCTTGTTCTCGTGCTCTCACATCTACTATTGCACCGGCTCCTGCATCATGAATTACGGGAGTTTCTCTACTTGTGAGGGATTTAAGTGCTTTTGACTTGTCAATGAGTAAGATCTGTAATAAAGACTCAAATGATTAAAGTGTATCTTCTATTACATACAAATATCAACACAACATTATATCCATAAACTAGGTACTTTTCCCATATAACACAATAGAGGAATAACTTCATACCTTAATATTACTGCTTTGCCCATTGCCATTGGCTCTTGTGACGGGCACTTCCTTCACGGATTCCTCTGTGCCATCTCCATCTTGTAAGCCAGATAGTTGGTAAATACTAGGAGATACATTTCGATTATGAACATATTTTCTATGAGGAAATATTCTTAAGCCTGCCTTCCATGCTAAGAGTGGGGCCTGACTGCTTCTCACTAACCCAATACTGCTGTTCTGGCCTGCCAGCACTAGGGTTTTCAACCCTTGGGCCCACACCATATTACTCATAACAAAGCCTCATTTTCTGGTGTGCCTGCAAGAAAACAAATTGAGTTTTAGAtggaataataacaaatgatactGTAGCATTTCCTCACATCCTATCtgaatttatacatctatattaaaTCCAGTTTCTATGTCTACTCATTGATAATGAGCAGTATTTATTCCTGACATTTGTTAACATTAGTTTCTTCAGGTATTATATAATAGTGCCATATATAGAGTGCCATCTATTAAGCAGACTGAATGGCAAGGTAGGCTATATCCTATCTTAAGTAAAGTAGGTGATACAATAATGGCACAGACAAATTGGTGTTATACACTACATCTTATGTTTGTGTACAGAGGATGTTTATCTACATGTAAAGGCACAGTCTCATAGAATAAATGATTAACTGATAATTCTTGTATATTTAAGTACATATTATTTACTTTCATTCATATTCTATTATACAATTTCCTAGATATACAACATGCCCTCCCCAACTATTGGGGTAGTTTTGAGGGAATAGGGTGGTTTCCTCTATATATAGATCCTAGAGGATGGCTAATAGTTAAtagttaaacaaataaatgtgttagacatAAAGGACATGTAAAACAAGAATGCTTGAGGAGAAAAAGAATTCACTGCTaccatttttttcagatttggcaTTTCAGCATATTCTTTGAAACTGCAATACAAACTGTTTGACAAATACATTTGCAggcagtattaatatcattattgtggttattttcttaatcataattattattactgacttCAAGGTTATTCTACTGTTATCAATGATACTCATATCAataggaataaaatgaaaaatttcccagAAATCACAGAAAAGGTAAAACTGGTATAATCAGATTGGACTTGTAAATGGGACCTTTGTGATTTggcatttatatgtacacaaaatcTACATACCAAAATTGCAATGGACCAGGTCAGAAATGGTGCAGCATACCCTATTTAATCAGCATCAAGTTAAATGCCCCTCTCAAACTCCATCTTGGGCGAAACTGAGTGTGACATGTAGCTGTGTTGCGTGTGACTATGTAAATGCaggcactatatatattttatatttaggaaaaaaaaatcccaaactatACATTACTGGGGTAGTCATGCTAAGGTGCTGAGTACTACAGTGCTATAATTTCAATGAAAGAAAATTAGACTTCAAAAAGCACAGCTTCCAGAGTGATAAATCAGAAGGTAAACTAAATACCCCAAGGATAACACCCCAAGGGAAGGGGGGTGCCCCACAGGTTCCCCAAGGTTGAATGGAGTAAGAGAGCAAAGGATACCCATTAAAAAGCCAAATTAGCAAAAGTGAGGGATTCTAGaatagtaaaagaaaacaaattagaataaaaacaacagttcCTTTGAGTAAAGATCAGTGAACTTTCCCTGCATATATTCTAGAAAGAAAAACCTCACACATTACCCTAGGCCCATTGATCTATTATTCACACAAGAAACTTCATCCACTTCTCAGTATATATGTAACCGTTTTCTAGCCCCTGGTGGAGTGCAAAGTGCCAAGGTTATGAACATCAGGTTTATTCTCTTCAtctcaaaatacaacaaaaaacctTGATTGTGAAAGCCTTGGGTGCCAAGCAATGAAAAGGCAATCAAATCAACattgaaagaaacaaaaatagactTTCTTACTGGTACCTGCGTCTCAAACTCCCTAACGTTAAAACATCATTACACAAAGTGCGATTTGTACCCTTTCATTTTACtactaaacaaacacatacacatataaacacacccagtTACTACAAAACAACGAaatcaacacagacacacactctctttcgACTCATTTCCAGCATTTTTAATCAAGCAAATTAACTATTACATCACTGATACTAaacacgtcctcctcctccacgggcATTAAACGAAGAGTGAAAAACGCTAAAACTAAAcgaaaaacaccaataaaaacacCCAACACGCTCACCTCTTGGCCAAAATATCTAATCCCagggtgaaaagggagaaaaagagagcctACAGAGCCAACATCAGAGAGAAAAGGCAGTGCCGGGAGCCCCACGCGAGGGACCTTGACCTCCGTCGTCTGCCTCAACGTAAACACTGAACAAAAGACGAGCGGGATGCGTCGTCCTCGAGGATTCTCCAGAGCCTAATATATTTTCAGCCGtcgtcagtgttatcattatcaatattatcattatcttcattttatagtaattttgttattatctgttATCTCATTATGATTAGATCTGCTTTCATCATTAGAATGATTACTActaacagcattattattattattttattatcattattattattattattattattattattattattactattattattattaatattattattattatcattattattatcatcatcatcatcatcatcatcatcaacatcatcatcatcaacatcatcatcatcattattatcattattattgttgttattattattatcattattattattattattattattattattattattattattattattattataataattattattattatcattattattatcatcattattattattattgttgttgttgttgttattgttactattaatatcatcatcattattattattaccatttttattatcattgttattatcatccttatcgccattatcatcattatcaatgatattgttattattattattattactgacattattactatctattatcattattatcactatcattatttcttaatcttaaatttgcttttgttcttgttcttactccttttttttattgttgttgcttctaTTACTTCTATTGTTGTTGAGTTTCTGTAGACTGCAGTAGCATTCATCGGCTgttattataaaagtttttactgctgttgttgatgataatctgtgtttgtgtgggcgagagagagagagaagagagagagagagagagagagagagagagagagagagagagagagagagagagagagagagagagagagagagagagagagagagagagagagagagagagagagagagagagagagagagagagatgtgtgtgtgtgtgtgtgtgtgtgtgtgttgtgtttgtgtgtgtgtgtatgtgtgtgtgtgtaaaatatacgtcgatacgaaaacgaaaaagaaaaaaagtggtgaCAGACTTTTTTTACaagtatttttccccaaatatccATATTTATGCTACGACCCGCTACTGAAGTCATCTGTCTTGCAGATAACGCTCgggttagaaaaaaagaaaaaaaaaaaaaaagaaagaaagaaaaaatatatatatacatatatatatatatatatatatatatatatatatatatatatatatatatatatatatatatatatatatatacagtgttttGGTTACTTTCTTTTTATCCGGGTGAGGGAGGCAGCTGAGATGAGTGAACTAAATGGAGAAATAAATATTGCTGAAAAGTCTATACGTTCATTATTATATTCCCACCCTGTCATTATTTTCGTTACTATTCATTCGTGTTCCATCTATTATTTGCAATGGAACCATCATTATTTGGGGTTTTACGTGTCATTTCAATATAACGGATTTATTTCCCTATCTCTCGTTGGCTACTGCAAATGGTATCTCTGCAATTATCCTTTACCTCTCCtgttctctgtttatctctctgcttAAATGTCCTCCAGGAAACCTATTTATTGTAtagtggtagaaaaacccacaatgcacaatctagatttattgaaaatgagacaacagtttcgaaatccacatggtttccatacaacacacgcacaggaTGAACTTTATATAGTGTGTTAGCTCAATGTATTAATGAGAAGATATCGTTGTTCCGTTAGAGGCGGAAGCTAAAATCAACGAAATATTTAATAAACGCAAATAGGCTGAGACGCCCTTTGAACGCGCAGTCCCAGTGCATGACGCCGGCTTCGTCCAACGCGACTCTGCGAGCGGAGAGCCTCGTTCCATGCCAGTCGACTTCGGCAAAGCAGCAGAGATGTGGGAACCTTTGTCTGTGAAATAGATACACCTGTTACAGAGGTTTTCCACCATTGGCAAGTTCATGTTTTCTTTCTTGAATGGCCTTCCAGAAAACGCATTTCAATCggcgaagagaaggaaagaaaaacccagTGAGAGGACCTGCGACTGGCAATTGATAGCAAAGAACCATAGTAAATAATGCCGTTTTCTTTGTTCTAGATTCTGCTCTGGATAATAAGTATTATAGAAAGCGAGGCATTACTCTATTTGCAGTgtctatataattattctatgtaaaagaagactgaaaaaaagaaaaaaatgtatgtattgataGACATGAGGATGTCATCTTTAGTGTGTGTATTGTATCAGTTTTTCGCGAATGACTTTGTGTGTGatgcttttcctctcttttttttacttatttactattattattattattatttgtatcaattACTCTCCAAATGCGAGGCATTACTGTGGTCGTGTCGCTAAGTTACGCAACACGGCCTGGAAATAATCAAACAAACCTACAaattcttccacttttttctcaaATGGTAATTTACATGAGGTAATCGTAATTTCTTTTCAGTGATGAATTCTAAAGTTACGTTCAAGAGGGATACGACTGTGGGGTGCCTGTGGAACTCCAGTTCTTTATTGTGCAGTTATGGGCATGATACAGAACTGTTTGTCTCTGTATATCCTTTTCAATCAGTGTGTGCCATttagagagaggagtagatagctagctatatgtataaatagatagatggatatatatatatatatatatatatatatatatatatatatatatatatatatatattgtgtgtgtgtgtgtgtgtgtgtgtgtgtgtgtgtgtgtgtgtgtgtgtgtgtgtgtgtgtgtgtgtgtgtgtataaatatataaatatatatatatatatatatatatatatatatatatatatatatatatatatatatatatatatatgtatgtgtgtgtgtgtgtgtgtgtgtgtgtgtgtgtagagagagagagagagaacagtccTCATACGATTCGTTTAAACCATTAAAGAGTAACAGAAGGAGCAGCAATAACGGATGTGTGCATCACCACGGTGTTTGGCTTTATAactttataaggaaaaaaagcaTGATTCACAAGCAGTCACCAAAGAGAATTCTTCATGAGCACGGTCATCCATGCCATATGCTCATCGCATGCCTGGCCCGTCGTTTGTCAGCAGTAGAACAAAGTAAAGGCACAAGGCAAGCACCCGGCTCGTGTAAGGTGACGGCGACAAGCGAGGGAAAAATGGTCTGTCTATTTTAAAGAAGCAACATCTCACACGTGACAAGTTACCTGACTTTAATTTTACGGACTGGCAAGTAGGCAACACCGAATGGCCTTCGAAGTGTATGGTTATTTATAAGTTTAATTTacgacattttttttgtcttgtatgaATCATTTTTcttggtaagattttttttaaaactttatttttatgatgCTTTTTCGTGGAAAGGGTAACATGATAGCCAACACTCATGCGCAAATACAAATTAAACTTACATGTTTTACAACACTGGCCATTCTATGAATGATATAAACCATACATACTTTCCTGGAACATATGCAAAGTATTATAGGTGTTTAACGATATATTAAACGAGGCAGAGAGTATGACACAATGCATATTCTCAACAGTCAAAGGGACACAAACGCATGAAGAAACAAAGGGCAGCATATGAATCACGAagaacctctttctctctctctctctctctctctctctctctctctctctcacacacacacacacacgtacgtatggGTGAGTCACACGTCAGGCTAGTGTAGCAGGGGTGACAACAAATAACCATTAGCGAAAAGTGGTGCAGGTCTTCAGACTTCGAAATTACATCTTATTTCTAAGCGCCAATTAACACGTCCGGTTTCAAGGTGTCGATGGGGGAAGAAgtgcatttttttaatgtttgaaaatgtaaaaaaaaagaaaaagaaaaatagaatttagTAAAATGGTGGCAGCATTTATATTCGACATATGTAATGCTCTCGGTTTATCCTTCGTCTCCTGCATTCTGTTCCTCAAATACGGAGAAATTTATAagcaaaagtgattttttttgttctttttgtaattttcttgcgTCTCCCCTTTTAAAGATTTTCACCAAAAAAGTAATCCATGGAAAGtatcaaaatgcacacacacacacacacacacacacacacacacacacacacacacacgcacgcacgcacacacacgcacgcacgcacgcacacgcatatatttattgtttcttattgttctcatcatcactatcttcactgttattattaccatcattattattgttattattattatcattattgttgttactattattatttttcttattatcattataggtgttgttgttgtcattatattatcattattgttatcattatcattgatattattactgttattattattattattattattattatcattatcattattattagtagtagtagtagcatcattactgttttcattactgtcattggTATCGTTATCtatatgaccattattatcaatacctttATTAACATTgtattattacgattgttattattattatcaatattattctcagtgactttattaataaatttttgtcataatcatgattattgttatcgtaattatttttattactactattattattgttattattattatcattaatattattattgttgttattattatcattcccatttttgttgtcattattgttattatttttactgttgttaatgtttatgtcattgttattattattattattattattattattattatcattattattgttattattattattatcaatatcattattattatcatcattattactggtaattatgtatatttttatatatagatacattatatatatatatatatatatatatatatatatatatatatatatatatatatatatatttgtcattagtattcttgttatgatttttggttgctatcattattattgttgttgttattgttattaatacttttattttcattactattattatcataatttttatagttattactattattattattatgacattatcattattattattgttaatactttcacagtcattattatttttatcgttactaacatcatcatcatcatcatcatcatcatcatcatcattatcatcaatattagtactaatataataatcattattacagttatgactATGAtcgcaatgataaaaatgaagatgataatgataatataatgataatagtgctaatgctaataatagcactaataacaatgattattatgataatgaggataacaatgatagtgatgttaataatagtaatagcattaatgatgatgatgataacaacgacaacaacaacaacaacaacaataataataatgataataataatccatccATCCGTCAGCTCCTTAGGTGATGGATATGATATTTTCATCATAGTAGATATGGGTGCACCCTCGGCCGTGGGTGCACCCATGAGTAAAcagcttgtctccatctctcccggtcCATCGTCATTCTGTTCATTGTTATaacactgaataataataataataataataataataaactgataatgatagtaatgataatattaatacaataatagtaataataataatgataatgataataatattgatgatgatgataataataatgatgatagtt encodes the following:
- the LOC119574665 gene encoding protoheme IX farnesyltransferase, mitochondrial-like isoform X1; translated protein: MSNMVWAQGLKTLVLAGQNSSIGLVRSSQAPLLAWKAGLRIFPHRKYVHNRNVSPSIYQLSGLQDGDGTEESVKEVPVTRANGNGQSSNIKILLIDKSKALKSLTSRETPVIHDAGAGAIVDVRAREQERESVPNEKNEAVEVRLQVTQLLQNSRASVKTASNLQPYNEDIEYIDEAKDRWSQKTELVGALKPEDLDWRPQKLDISKLGTYYAGLAKSRLTGLVVITAVAGYAMAPAPLDPSTLLLCSVGTGLVSAAANAINQICEVPYDSQMDRTKNRILVRGLISPLHALCFATVCSTTGIAMLYYGANGLAASLGAVNLLLYTCAYTPMKRFSIINTWVGSVVGAIPPMIGWASCSGSLEAGAWVMAGVLFAWQFPHFNALSWNLRPDYSRAGYRMMSVTNPVLCRKVALRYSLAMIGICTLAPAIDVTTWMFAVDSLPVNGYLTYLAWRFYQDADSKSSRKLFLFTLLHLPAIMMLMIISKKHYNKKESKDSALGEGSQHRSGRQELTKEVT
- the LOC119574665 gene encoding protoheme IX farnesyltransferase, mitochondrial-like isoform X2, producing MSNMVWAQGLKTLVLAGQNSSIGLVRSSQAPLLAWKAGLRIFPHRKYVHNRNVSPSIYQLSGLQDGDGTEESVKEVPVTRANGNGQSSNIKILLIDKSKALKSLTSRETPVIHDAGAGAIVDVRAREQERESVPNEKNEAVEVRLQVTQLLQNSRASVKTASNLQPYNEDIEYIDEAKDRWSQKTELVGALKPEDLDWRPQKLDISKLGTYYAGLAKSRLTGLVVITAVAGYAMAPAPLDPSTLLLCSVGTGLVSAAANAINQICEVPYDSQMDRTKNRILVRVGAIPPMIGWASCSGSLEAGAWVMAGVLFAWQFPHFNALSWNLRPDYSRAGYRMMSVTNPVLCRKVALRYSLAMIGICTLAPAIDVTTWMFAVDSLPVNGYLTYLAWRFYQDADSKSSRKLFLFTLLHLPAIMMLMIISKKHYNKKESKDSALGEGSQHRSGRQELTKEVT